A window of the Pseudomonas fluorescens genome harbors these coding sequences:
- a CDS encoding Fic/DOC family protein: MTFDPFGDFETAGYLQNSLQLKDPVEVKESEHLSFELSIEEALAYLAKKKPIDYQTVLNVHEILFSGFYHWAGKDRNELVPHLAVFKGSLDDPRRTVFERPDLIKMSVDYALKLAADKKRFRDHPGGVMGQLAFAHPFLDGNGRAILLVFMELCYRAGFAIDWSRTSKDDYLRALSDEIREPRERHLDSYLNPFVVDISSRDEWPETISGIRGLDGLDKEDIAYEKLDNPKVQQIYKTYRGQPLDAEPPEPES; encoded by the coding sequence ATGACTTTCGATCCGTTCGGCGACTTCGAGACGGCTGGATATCTTCAAAACTCGCTGCAACTGAAAGATCCCGTTGAAGTAAAAGAGTCAGAGCATCTTTCGTTCGAATTGAGTATCGAAGAGGCGCTTGCCTATCTGGCCAAGAAAAAGCCGATCGATTACCAGACTGTACTCAACGTTCACGAAATCCTGTTCTCCGGCTTCTATCACTGGGCAGGAAAAGACCGGAACGAGCTTGTCCCCCACTTGGCAGTCTTCAAGGGCTCTCTCGACGACCCTCGCCGCACCGTCTTCGAGCGCCCGGACTTGATCAAAATGTCTGTCGACTATGCGCTCAAGCTCGCAGCAGACAAGAAACGCTTCAGAGACCATCCCGGTGGAGTGATGGGCCAACTGGCTTTCGCACACCCCTTCCTGGACGGCAATGGACGCGCGATTCTATTGGTCTTCATGGAACTCTGTTATCGAGCCGGGTTCGCCATCGACTGGTCAAGGACAAGCAAAGACGACTACTTGCGGGCACTCAGCGACGAGATCCGAGAACCTCGCGAAAGGCATCTCGATAGCTACCTCAACCCGTTCGTAGTCGATATATCCAGTCGTGACGAATGGCCAGAGACCATCAGTGGCATCAGAGGCCTGGATGGCCTGGACAAGGAAGACATCGCTTACGAGAAGCTGGACAACCCGAAAGTCCAGCAGATCTACAAGACATACCGGGGCCAGCCACTGGACGCCGAGCCTCCCGAGCCCGAAAGCTGA
- a CDS encoding aminoacyl-tRNA deacylase and HDOD domain-containing protein — MTEAALAPESPHAPSVIRLLLNKLGVAYEEVLDHHGLNASRKVQAVLLDDAVGALMVLFPQSQLLDLNRLAELTGRRLTAVSTERLEKMLGKHSLSLLPGLPALTSSPCLYEESLLREPKLLINSGEPGLLLEIASEDFKTMLTKASAANFGEALSSIRPNLDRPDDDREEITQAVQAFTARRIQQRLEATIEIPPLAETAQKIIKLRVDPNATIDDITGVVETDPALAAQVVSWAASPYYASPGKIRSVEDAIVRVLGFDLVINLALGLALGKTLSLPKDHPQHTTPYWQQSIYTAAVIEGLTRAMPRAQRPEAGLTYLAGLLHNFGYLLLAHVFPPHFSLICRHLEVNPHLCHSYVEQHLLGISREQIGSWLMRYWDMPDELATALRFQHDPNYDGAYAEYPNLVCLAVRLLRSRGIGSGPDEDIPDALLERVGLTRDKANDVVSKVLEAEVLLRELASQFSQA; from the coding sequence ATGACCGAAGCTGCTCTCGCCCCCGAATCCCCGCACGCTCCGTCTGTTATTCGGCTGCTGCTCAACAAGCTGGGCGTCGCCTACGAAGAAGTGCTCGACCACCACGGCCTCAACGCCTCGCGCAAAGTGCAGGCCGTGTTGCTGGACGACGCTGTCGGTGCGCTGATGGTGCTGTTTCCACAGAGCCAGTTGCTGGATCTCAACCGCCTCGCCGAGCTGACGGGCCGTCGCCTGACTGCCGTGTCCACCGAGCGCCTGGAAAAGATGCTCGGCAAACACAGCCTGAGCCTGCTGCCGGGCCTGCCGGCGCTGACCAGCTCGCCGTGCCTCTACGAAGAAAGCCTGCTGCGCGAGCCGAAGTTGCTGATCAACTCCGGCGAGCCGGGCCTGCTGCTGGAAATCGCCAGCGAAGACTTCAAGACCATGCTGACCAAGGCCAGCGCCGCCAACTTCGGCGAAGCCCTGAGCAGCATCCGCCCGAACCTCGACCGCCCGGACGATGACCGCGAGGAAATCACCCAGGCCGTACAAGCGTTCACCGCGCGGCGCATCCAGCAGCGTCTGGAAGCGACCATCGAGATTCCGCCACTGGCCGAAACCGCACAAAAAATCATCAAGCTGCGCGTCGACCCGAACGCCACCATCGACGACATCACCGGCGTGGTCGAAACCGACCCGGCGCTGGCCGCGCAAGTGGTGAGCTGGGCGGCGTCGCCGTACTACGCCTCGCCGGGCAAGATCCGTTCGGTGGAAGACGCAATCGTCCGCGTGCTGGGCTTCGATCTGGTGATCAACCTGGCGCTGGGCCTGGCCCTCGGCAAGACCCTGAGCCTGCCAAAAGACCATCCGCAACACACCACGCCGTACTGGCAACAGTCGATCTACACCGCCGCCGTCATCGAAGGCCTGACCCGCGCCATGCCGCGCGCCCAGCGCCCGGAAGCCGGCCTGACCTACCTCGCCGGCCTGCTGCACAACTTCGGCTACCTGCTGCTGGCCCACGTGTTCCCGCCGCATTTCTCGCTGATCTGCCGCCACCTGGAGGTCAACCCGCACCTGTGCCACAGCTATGTCGAGCAACACCTGCTGGGCATCAGCCGCGAACAGATCGGCTCCTGGCTGATGCGCTACTGGGACATGCCGGACGAACTGGCCACCGCCCTGCGCTTCCAGCACGATCCGAACTACGACGGCGCCTACGCCGAATACCCGAACCTCGTCTGCCTGGCCGTGCGCCTGCTGCGCAGTCGCGGCATCGGCTCCGGGCCGGATGAAGACATTCCGGATGCGTTGCTGGAGCGTGTTGGTTTGACTCGCGACAAGGCCAATGATGTGGTCAGCAAAGTGCTTGAGGCTGAAGTGTTGTTGCGTGAATTGGCTTCGCAGTTCAGCCAGGCTTAA
- the recG gene encoding ATP-dependent DNA helicase RecG encodes MTELSQVSVTALKGVGEAMAEKLAKVGLENLQDVLFHLPLRYQDRTRVVPIGALRPGQDAVVEGTVSGADVVMGRRRSLVVRLQDGTGGLSLRFYHFSNAQKEGLKRGTRIRCYGEARPGASGLEIYHPEYRAINGDEPPPVDETLTPVYPLTEGLTQARLRQLCMQTLTLLKPATLPDWLPTELARDYQLAPLADAIRYLHNPPADADVDELALGHHWAQHRLAFEELLTHQLSQQRLRESMRSLRAPAMPKATKLPAKYLANLGFNPTGAQQRVGNEIAYDLSQHEPMLRLIQGDVGAGKTVVAALAALQALEAGYQVALMAPTEILAEQHFITFKRWLEPLGIEVAWLAGKLKGKNRVAALEQIASGTPMVVGTHALFQDEVQFKNLALVIIDEQHRFGVQQRLALRQKGVGGRMCPHQLIMTATPIPRTLAMSAYADLDTSILDELPPGRTPVNTVLVTDTRRVEVIERVRSACAEGRQAYWVCTLIEESEELTCQAAETTFEDLTAALGELKVGLIHGRMKPAEKAAVMAEFKAGNLQLLVATTVIEVGVDVPNASLMIIENPERLGLAQLHQLRGRVGRGSAVSHCVLLYHPPLSQIGRQRLGIMRETNDGFVIAEKDLELRGPGEMLGTRQTGLLQFKVADLMRDADLLPAVRDAAQALLERWPTHVSPLLDRWLRHGQQYGQV; translated from the coding sequence ATGACTGAGCTGTCGCAGGTGTCGGTCACCGCACTCAAGGGTGTCGGTGAAGCCATGGCCGAGAAACTGGCCAAGGTCGGCCTGGAAAACCTCCAGGACGTGCTGTTCCACCTGCCGCTGCGTTATCAGGATCGCACCCGTGTGGTGCCGATCGGCGCATTGCGGCCGGGGCAGGACGCCGTGGTCGAGGGCACCGTCAGCGGCGCCGACGTGGTGATGGGCCGGCGTCGCAGCCTCGTCGTGCGCTTGCAGGACGGCACCGGCGGACTGAGCCTGCGCTTCTACCACTTCAGCAACGCGCAGAAAGAAGGCCTCAAGCGCGGCACGCGGATTCGCTGCTACGGCGAAGCCCGGCCCGGAGCCTCGGGGCTGGAGATCTACCACCCGGAATACCGCGCCATCAACGGTGACGAACCACCGCCAGTGGATGAAACCCTGACCCCGGTCTACCCACTGACCGAAGGCCTGACCCAGGCGCGCCTGCGTCAGCTGTGCATGCAGACCCTGACCCTGCTCAAGCCGGCCACCCTGCCCGACTGGCTGCCGACCGAACTGGCCCGCGACTATCAACTGGCGCCGCTGGCCGATGCGATCCGCTACCTGCACAACCCACCCGCCGATGCCGACGTCGACGAACTCGCCCTCGGTCATCACTGGGCCCAGCATCGCCTCGCTTTCGAAGAACTGCTGACTCACCAGCTATCGCAGCAGCGCCTGCGCGAAAGCATGCGTTCCCTGCGCGCGCCGGCGATGCCGAAAGCCACCAAGCTGCCGGCGAAATACCTGGCCAACCTCGGTTTCAATCCGACCGGCGCGCAACAGCGAGTCGGCAACGAAATCGCCTACGACCTCAGCCAGCACGAACCGATGCTGCGGCTGATTCAGGGCGACGTCGGCGCGGGCAAAACTGTGGTCGCCGCCCTCGCCGCGCTGCAAGCGCTGGAAGCGGGTTATCAGGTCGCACTGATGGCGCCGACCGAAATCCTCGCCGAGCAGCACTTCATCACCTTCAAGCGCTGGCTCGAACCGCTGGGCATTGAAGTGGCGTGGCTGGCCGGCAAGCTCAAGGGCAAGAACCGCGTCGCCGCGCTGGAACAGATCGCCAGCGGCACGCCAATGGTGGTCGGCACTCACGCGCTGTTCCAGGACGAAGTGCAGTTCAAGAACCTCGCGCTGGTGATCATCGACGAACAGCACCGTTTCGGCGTGCAGCAACGTCTGGCGCTGCGGCAGAAAGGCGTTGGCGGGCGCATGTGTCCGCATCAATTGATCATGACCGCCACACCGATTCCGCGGACGCTGGCGATGAGCGCCTACGCCGACCTCGACACTTCGATCCTCGACGAATTGCCGCCCGGCCGAACCCCGGTCAACACCGTGCTGGTCACCGACACCCGCCGCGTCGAAGTCATCGAGCGGGTGCGCAGCGCCTGCGCCGAAGGCCGTCAGGCCTATTGGGTGTGCACGCTGATCGAAGAGTCTGAAGAGCTGACCTGCCAGGCCGCCGAAACCACGTTTGAAGACCTCACCGCCGCCCTTGGCGAGCTGAAGGTCGGGCTGATCCACGGCCGCATGAAACCCGCAGAGAAAGCCGCCGTCATGGCCGAATTCAAGGCCGGCAACCTGCAACTGCTGGTCGCCACCACCGTGATCGAAGTCGGCGTCGACGTACCCAACGCCAGCCTGATGATCATCGAAAACCCCGAGCGCCTCGGTCTCGCGCAACTGCACCAGTTGCGCGGCCGTGTCGGCCGGGGGAGCGCGGTCAGCCATTGCGTGCTGCTCTACCATCCGCCGCTGTCGCAGATCGGCCGCCAGCGCCTGGGCATCATGCGCGAGACCAACGACGGTTTCGTCATCGCCGAAAAAGACCTCGAACTGCGCGGCCCCGGCGAAATGCTCGGCACCCGCCAGACCGGCCTGCTGCAATTCAAGGTCGCCGACCTGATGCGCGACGCCGATCTGCTGCCCGCCGTGCGCGATGCCGCCCAGGCCTTGCTCGAACGCTGGCCCACTCACGTCAGCCCGCTGCTGGACCGATGGCTGCGACACGGGCAGCAATACGGCCAAGTGTGA